The DNA sequence AGCACTAACTAGCAAAGAAAACTTTGCTCCCAAACCAACTTTGATCAACATAACACAAAACTTGGGAGGTCCCTTGGAATTTGCAAACGCAGAGTAAATTTTTTTAGCAATTTTGATACTCCTATGACTCCCACATTACAACATAAATGCACCAAGATGTGTTATTTGTATACATGTGATAACTATTAGTATCTAACTTACTTCAAGAGTGCAAAACAAGAAATATCACATAAATTCAAGTGAGATGAAGTGAGTTTTGCTATTAAGGACTTAGGTTCTAACTTCTAAGATTCACCTCACATGTATCGCATTTAGTGTGAATATTTTCCAAAAATTTATGTAGCAGTTAACATCAAGAACAATAATCAAATGCATCTGACCATGACTAGATAGATACATGACTCAAGTCAAGTGAACTCACTGTATCCAAATGTGGGAGAATGCATCGGTTACGCTTGAGGAATTCTGTCATCCAGCCTTGGAAATGGTCCACAATCAGAAGGCCCTCCCCGATAGGGTGGAAATCATGTATCTCAAGGAAATCATATGTCTTCTGACAGAAGTCGATGACCTGAGAGAGAACATGGCCAGTGCAGCTCACATTGATGTTCTCAGAATTCCCATTGTATCCAACAAGCTTTCTCAAGAACAGCGATTGATTAACGGCAACAGGCACAAACATCTCTAAGACCTTTCCATCAGAACTTGTAAGGGAAACATGGTTCAATTCTTGATGACGGTAGTCACCACAGTAAAGAGAAAGGCAGATATTCCTAAAGTCAGTGGACATCATGAGAGCCTGGAATTCCTCGAGACGACTCTTGCCAAAATCTCCTGTTTGAGTGAACCAGTCCCTAAAGCCTTTACAGGCAACAACACTGCCTCCTAATAACTTAGCGCGGTCCAATTCCTCTAGAATCTCTCTGCTACGGTTGTTGTCCACACCAGTGAAATAATGGAACATTTGGCTGAACGAATACTCGTTGGTGTGGCAGCCACCATGGCGCTCTAGCTCCTGAGTTGTCATAGCCAATAAGCTCGGGATCTGAAGATCTTCCGCAGCCTACCAAACACGATTGACTCAATTTAGTCCCTCAAACTGAAATCGTTACACATTATGATCGCTCAAACTTCAATTGACCATATTTAATCCCTTAAAATTGGGTTAATCGAATTTTGATGACTAGATTGAGTTTTATTCGACTATCCAATCCCTTAAAATTGTACAACTATTCTATagccaatagaatatttgtacaatgtgtataatgagcTATTTATTTGGctcaatatgagttaaaaaataaacatcaTCCATACTATTCAGAATAACTATCGGATACAAAACATGCCATATCAAAGAGTCACATCCCCACATCCTACCACAACTAAATCATACCTCAATTTTAAACCAATCTCTAACATAAATTACTTACCGAAACcaacaaaatcatcaataatTCATCACATATACATACTCATTCTCATCACCTTATCAACTATCATTAAGTCATCATTTAACATTCCATTTTTATCTCCAACATCAACCACtaaaacaattacacaatttatATCAACAATTATCATCTGAGGTACTAAGCATccaacatactcatgcattcacaCCTATCCTAACGTCatctagcctaaattttcacaagacattatatattaaatatgagaAACCTAAACTATACATTGGCTGATTTCCTGGTATAACCCAAAGACACCACCAAAAGGTTCAAACTCAGCCCCAAGAATCCAAAGCAATGACATCCAAAGCTCCACCAAGATTCCAATGTTTACAATCAAGCTCCAATTTACATATATACACACCTAATACACATTTTCACaacccgcaccgccaaattggcggaTTTTGGCGGAGTGGGGCGGGGTGGGACGGGCCGGTCCGCAGGgtcaaagattttttttttattattaaataaaaaattgattcctattataaaattaataattataaaattttcaaacacttttttttgtttttgaatgtgTATAATAAGCTATTTATTTGACCCAATATGACTTAAACTCACCCATACTATCCCAAGAAcgcttgacctttcggatctagagtTCTATACCATGTCATGAAACACTCATCCAAAAAACTTAAGCTGATGGAAAAAAGtaatactaataattatatctctaatactacCCTAACACTCTCTATATTTCCTCTATTAATTGGAAACGGAACAAATTCGGTTAGTTCTATACTGTTTTTGTCTTGCCTTTAAATGAAACGTAATGAATGCGAAGGGAAGAGAAGTGACCTGATGCAATTCGCGGAGAATGGGACGGTTCCGGTTGATGAAGGCCGTGGACCAGCCCTTGTAGTTGGCGGCAATTTTGTCGACGATCTCTTGGAAATCACGTTTCTTCTGCAAGAAGAGGATGACCTCTGAGAGAACATCGCCGGAGACGTTAGTCAACGGGATCACACCACCGTTGCTGCCAACCGAATCAAGAAGGCCTTTCAAGACCACGGATTCAGCAGCGGCGACGCTCTTGTCGATTTCCATAACCCGTCCATCGGAGCTTTCTAGTGAAGTATGGCTACCTTTGCGTTTATGATCGAACCGACCAAAGTACACATTTTGGCAGAGTCGTCTAACGTCGCCATCCCTCACAAGCCTATGGAAATCATCGAGCTTATCGCTATCGCTATCCGAACTATTGAGCCAAGTTCTTAAGGAGACACAAGAAGAAATTCTGAAATTTCCAAGTTCCTCAGCCGTCGACACTGCCTGAACTATATCAGAGTGGCGCTGTCTGTTTTTTGTCATAGCAGTGAAATAGTGGCCCATTTCTCCGACGGTTGCTGACCGCCTGGTAGAACATGAAGAACGAAGGAACCGGGGTAATTGAACTTGGGCTAGTAGGCTCATTTTTTTGGTTATTGGAAGCATACATGTGATGTTCTGTGTTATGAGGGTATAGTGGTGCTAAACCAAGATGTGGGGCAGCCTTTTTTTACTTGTGCTTTAACAAAACGGATTATAAGAgttgttttgaaaagaaaatatcatagttaaatcggatggtccgatttgcaAGAAAAAACTTTTGAATTTTGGAAGAAGCAAATCGGACCGTCTATGTTgtacaaaaatttttctttttaataaaacgaaaatcggactgtccgatttCTCTTAGAATACTCGTACTATCCGATTTGTAGCTTCCTGACACTATACGCTTGTAAAATACGCTGCTTCTCCATGTTGCTGTCCTACACCATTACCTTctccataataaaattaaaaagtggtTATTTGGACACGGTATTAGTTTCTCCCCTTTTAAACACCTTTTCACCATTACTGTTCAAATTTATTTTCCACTCTAATAGTCTAAACTCCAATCTAAATCTATTTTTTTCGGGGGTGAGtggaaaataaacataaaaggaTCGGTAAAACTCGTTGACAAACTAAATTTATCACAATATTACATAAAAGTCCCgtatataaattaaattcaatgaattcGTATTATATATTATAGtactaaatcgaatcaattttattagaattaataaaaaataatgtaaattgAAGTAACTAATTTCCAATTATATAGGAATAAAATTCGAAATGTTTATAATATTAACCCATCCATAATAATTTAATACAACTAGTTTCGAATTAGCACAATTTTATAGCACGTAGTAATTCAAATGGACTAAAGTCGAATTACATTTCCATAGTAATTCGAAAGagttaattcgatttatatatagATATGCCATGGTAATAATTCGACACAAATTAATTCGATTTAGTTacgatattattatatataaaattcgaATTCAGTTATTTTGAATTACATTTCACCAAATCAAAttctcttaaaatgaaaaattctaagaaattaaagaaaatctaAACTATACTATTCAAACtgtgaaaatagaaaattatcTAAATCGAATCTATCAGTTGGACGGAGTCTTTCATATTGCTAGTAACGTTCATGAAAAAGTTAAtgaatgaactttaatttaatttatttttttaagaaataaataatttttagtgaTGTTAAATCGCTTAGAAGTTTATTAGACgcgttattaaaatttttaaactttaaatagTAATTAAAGTATTGATTTAGGGATAGTAATTTATTCGAACATTGAAATTACAAATGTATATTTGATGAAGGATAATTAAGTATTAGGACGAACAGTGATGacaaattttattagaatttgtAAGTAAATGTTTTAAATGTTAGAAGTTTAACGTGGTTAGAAATTTTGTAAGagtttaattgaatttaatttaatttagatttcaagTGCTGGAGTAACTAGACAATAGAAGATTAATAaggatttaatataatttaatttatttaaaaaaattaattcttaaatGTTACATTATCGAAGCATTACAAATTTAGTTATAGTATAGAGTTCAGCTTTATTTTCTGAATATTAGATTAACTATATGttgttaatattaatttaaatagggttaatttaatttaatttattttcatttaattcgTAAATCTTAGATTAACTATGCTCAGGttgtttttattataattattcattttacctgatttttgttttttaaatattcaTGGTTTTAAGAGAATTGTGTAATCGTCATGTAACCCCACCGATGTATCACTAACATGAGAAGACAGCACAATATGTCTCTAGATGATAAGATTATGCCGTACCTGCATACAGCCAGCTTAGCACATCTCGCGAGGCTCAACAATCACTAGTTTAGATTGGATGAACGGCTGGTCAGTGCATTTGTCGAGCAATAGTGTCCGAAGACGCATACCTTCCACATGCCATTCGGAGAACGCACGATTACGCTACAGGATGTAGCGTACCAGTTAGGTCTTTCCATCGATGGACACTACGTCAACGGATGTCTGACGGACTTCGAGCGATACATTTATGGCAGGCGACCTGCATGGGATTGGTTTGACGAGTTATACTGCATTGACAAGTTCACTGTGAAGTGCACTTGGATGTAAGAGATATTCAGTAACCTTCCACAAGATGCAGACGAAGAAACAGTCAGGAGGTACGCGACTACGCGATGACATACATCATGATGCTATTATCAATGCAACTCTTTGGTGACAAATTCGATACACACCTGTATATCTGGTGGCTACCATGAGTTGCGAAATTAGAGGACTTGGACGGATACAATTGGGGATCTGCCGCTCTTTCGTGGTTATACCGATGCTTGTGAGGTGTGGCCAAtagtaaatttaatttacttttctctcattcgatgccttgatatgtttgtttgagtgatttaaaattttgaagGCAACAATGActtgaaaaaaatggaaaaaaagcatgcaaagtgaagaattcatgaagaaatgaagatttGCTAAATTCATagcgacgcatatgcgtgacacacgcatacgcgtgagaagGAAGTCTACTAGGCGACGTGTACgcgtaacccacgcgtacgcgtgacaagtatTATGGGAGCCAAGCCAGATTTTTTTGCTGagtctgacggaggcatttgaaTGAAAGGACTGATCCATCTAACTTTTAAAgatgtcaaaaatttaaaagtattttgaaggattaccatgtgttcataacacgcagtggaagaaaagaaagtaatccttaaagatctatttttgtgcttaaactttattccaataataatatatagatatagatcagatctaaatacctgtgtacgctagtaaaaatcactttctccttcgatggtacgaaggcgctatgcgtatccacaccgagaccaacctttgctgtcaactccttgaccaatggacatctgatctaaattgagaaacctcttgcaactctttgcatgccataaaattcttctccaagaattaggctcacatacatttatgtgcgtAGAGGTAAAAGAATAAAACCCTTGTGTTTTATTCTCTCATTTTTATGTGATGCCTCTACTCttgacatacatatatatagtatgagatttgttaatgattttaaatttgattctcaattcaaatttaaatcatatcttgaaattccaaatttgaatccttcaaattttatgaatcatatcataacaatttaaaacataatcgatttggatctcatccaaatttataattcaaattcagaaatagaataactaattattttcaaatctcatttaatattctcaattatcatattattattatatttttggtgctagcaaagaatataataatattctatttgacttaatataattatttattttatcaaatcaaaataataattaaataattctacagcaaagattagaacattcgttagtgtgtgaccccataggttcaatactaagtgggtagtaaattagtcatactaaatttactaatcaaggttggcgtctagcaacactcctcaacgacctgatagtatgaagtaatatatttttactaagaaccttagaagaacaaagtataattccttccatctttccagctcttggttaactcttagagtatggtttaattgtcaaactttaacttgttaccattattataatgaactgtgaatgacctaagaaacttatttcttcattcattcaatccccttgaccaaggttttattcatctcattcattataatcatagagctcaaactctttaccgagagttgacggattccttattgactaatcattaattctacaagtatttaaatcatacctaatatccattcaactagcaccctagggtattaggtgtccagaatcaaagtataataaatacattgttaattactatgatagtcgcaggtcaaagg is a window from the Arachis hypogaea cultivar Tifrunner chromosome 17, arahy.Tifrunner.gnm2.J5K5, whole genome shotgun sequence genome containing:
- the LOC112764302 gene encoding uncharacterized protein, with translation MLPITKKMSLLAQVQLPRFLRSSCSTRRSATVGEMGHYFTAMTKNRQRHSDIVQAVSTAEELGNFRISSCVSLRTWLNSSDSDSDKLDDFHRLVRDGDVRRLCQNVYFGRFDHKRKGSHTSLESSDGRVMEIDKSVAAAESVVLKGLLDSVGSNGGVIPLTNVSGDVLSEVILFLQKKRDFQEIVDKIAANYKGWSTAFINRNRPILRELHQAAEDLQIPSLLAMTTQELERHGGCHTNEYSFSQMFHYFTGVDNNRSREILEELDRAKLLGGSVVACKGFRDWFTQTGDFGKSRLEEFQALMMSTDFRNICLSLYCGDYRHQELNHVSLTSSDGKVLEMFVPVAVNQSLFLRKLVGYNGNSENINVSCTGHVLSQVIDFCQKTYDFLEIHDFHPIGEGLLIVDHFQGWMTEFLKRNRCILPHLDTVADFLNIPSLLVVTTEEVADLAARILDKTSIWCEKLSFSRMLSSLYVRVTE